The following are encoded in a window of Zymoseptoria tritici IPO323 chromosome 4, whole genome shotgun sequence genomic DNA:
- a CDS encoding putative ABC transporter (ABC transporter, ABC-G family, WBC type. To this cluster the human breastcancer related protein and the Drosophila eye pigment (white/brown and scarlet) transporters belong. This WBC / EPD cluster is involved in eye pigment precursor transport and in pleiotropic drug resistance. ...): MSDIEKMIGGDYAQLTNTNIRSFGWKGVTVTVKDRQSQQPKTILNDINGIVKAGELLALMGPSGSGKTTLLNVLAHRTASLAANVKAAVYINGQSADPKTFRRISAYVEQEDALVGSLTVRETLNFAARLSLPSNVSKIERIQRIEALLTAFGLQSQANNLIGTPIRKGISGGQKRRVSVAAQLITSPKLLFLDEPTSGLDSAASFEVISFVKDIAKKHNLIVIASIHQPSTSTFAMFDKLLLLSQGGTAYSGPVSEVQPYFDACGFPIPLYMNPAEFIIDFVNTDFARDRGEVDQQLNMVHSSWHKSRLATATVTELTDEMARNSMDTELNINTKEEKAGAFAIPIALIHRSFIKSYRDIIAYGIRIAMYMGLAVMMGTVWLRLNPEQGNIQSFINAIFFGGAFMSFMAVAYIPAYLEDRALFIKERANGLYGPSSFLLANFVTGIPYLFLIAMLFSIVAYWLSNFRPTAQAFFTWVMWLFLDLIAAESLVVLVSSLIPIFVVALAGTAFANGLWMCTGGFLVPPQTLNPFWRYVFHYIDYQSYVFQGMMVNEFAQRNYTCGTNAAGECSCLYETDLAPQCLIAGEGVLRSYGYKSGETGKWVGIMIGIIAGYRILGWLTLYLRKT; this comes from the exons ATGTCGGACATTGAGAAGATGATCGGAGGTGACTATGCCCAGCTCACCAACACAAACATCCGCAGCTTCGGCTGGAAGGGCGTCACCGTCACCGTCAAGGACCGTCAATCTCAGCAGCCAAAGACCATCTTGAACGACATCAATGGCATTGTCAAGGCCGGCGAGCTTCTCGCGCTCATGGGTCCTTC TGGTTCCGGAAAGACCACCCTGTTGAACGTCCTTGCCCACCGAACAGCATCGCTCGCCGCCAACGTCAAGGCCGCCGTCTACATCAACGGCCAATCTGCCGATCCAAAGACCTTCCGCCGCATCTCTGCCTACGTCGAGCAAGAAGACGCCCTTGTCGGTTCGCTCACCGTCCGGGAAACACTCAACTTCGCCGCCCGCCTGTCACTTCCCAGCAATGTGAGCAAGATCGAGCGCATCCAGCGCATTGAGGCTCTCCTCACGGCCTTTGGTCTTCAAAGCCAGGCAAACAACTTGATCGGCACACCAATTCGAAAGGGTATCTCAGGTGGTCAGAAGCGTCGTGTTAGTGTTGCTGCACAGTTGATCACCAGTCCTAAGCTGTTGTTCTTGGACGAGCCGACATCTGGTCTCGACTCCGCTGCCTCGTTCGAGGTCATCTCCTTCGTCAAGGACATTGCGAAGAAGCACAAC CTGATCGTTATCGCATCCATCCATCAACCTTCCACCTCCACATTCGCCATGTTCGACAAGCTCTTGCTCCTCTCACAAGGTGGGACCGCATACAGCGGACCCGTCTCTGAGGTCCAGCCTTACTTCGATGCCTGTGGATTCCCAATTCCGCTATACATGAACCCAGCCGAGTTCATCATCGACTTTGTCAACACCGATTTCGCCCGCGATCGCGGCGAGGTCGACCAACAGTTGAACATGGTTCACTCCTCATGGCACAAGTCCCGCCTTGCGACCGCCACGGTGACCGAGCTCACGGACGAGATGGCCCGCAACTCCATGGACACGGAGctcaacatcaacaccaaAGAGGAGAAAGCCGGTGCTTTTGCCATCCCTATCGCTCTCATCCACCGATCTTTTATCAAGTCCTACCGCGACATCATCGCTTACGGTATCCGAATTGCCATGTACATGGGTCTCGCCGTCATGATGGGAACTGTCTGGCTTCGCCTCAACCCCGAACAAGGCAACATCCAGTCGTTCATCAACGCCATCTTCTTCGGTGGTGCTTTCATGTCCTTCATGGCTGTCGCTTACATTCCCGCCTACCTCGAGGATCGCGCTCTCTTCATCAAGGAGCGAGCCAACGGTCTCTACGGGCCATCGTCATTCCTTTTGGCCAACTTCGTCACCGGTATTCCTTACCTCTTCCTGATCGCTATGCTCTTTTCCATTGTCGCATACTGGCTCTCGAACTTCCGACCCACCGCGCAAGCCTTTTTCACCTGGGTCATGTGGCTATTCCTCGATCTCATCGCCGCCGAGTCACTTGTCGTTCTTGTCAGCTCGCTCATTcccatcttcgtcgtcgctcttGCCGGCACGGCTTTTGCCAACGGTCTCTGGATGTGCACGGGAGGCTTCCTCGTCCCACCTCAAACCCTTAACCCATTCTGGCGATACGTCTTCCACTACATCGACTACCAATCATACGTTTTCCAGGGCATGATGGTCAACGAGTTCGCTCAGCGCAACTACACCTGCGGCACGAATGCTGCTGGTGAGTGCTCATGCTTGTATGAGACCGACCTCGCACCGCAATGCCTCATTGCCGGCGAGGGTGTGCTTCGCAGCTACGGCTACAAGTCTGGCGAGACGGGCAAGTGGGTCGGTATCATGATCGGCATCATCGCCGGCTACCGGATATTGGGATGGCTCACGCTTTACCTTCGCAAGACCTGA